A section of the Syntrophobacterales bacterium genome encodes:
- a CDS encoding tripartite tricarboxylate transporter substrate binding protein, producing the protein MKTLSRLSVLFLVALFFAVGAGSALGAGYPEKPVTLIVHAGAGGGSDIFARTLAAAIEKEKLLPKPLVVENKPGGSGAIAFAYVANKKKDPYYMLTAVTSFLTTPLRGKAPVGLKDFTPIANFAFDEYMLMVRTESKYKSMKEIVADAKANPKKITVGGTQLGSSDSICSYLIEKAAGVQLNYIVFNSGGEVNAAILGGHVDLGVANPGEALELYKAGKVRLLGVFAEKRLAGAPEVPTMKEQGIDATYVQNRGLVAPADIPADARKVLETALFNYTKTDIFKKYVAENMLSEAWMDGAEFGSFLEKENARYKTVLTDMGLIKKK; encoded by the coding sequence ATGAAAACCCTGTCCAGACTGTCAGTATTGTTTTTGGTGGCGCTGTTTTTCGCCGTTGGAGCGGGAAGTGCGCTGGGCGCCGGATATCCGGAAAAACCCGTTACCCTGATTGTCCATGCCGGCGCCGGAGGCGGAAGCGACATCTTCGCCCGCACCCTGGCCGCGGCCATCGAAAAGGAGAAGCTCCTCCCCAAACCGCTGGTCGTCGAGAACAAGCCCGGTGGAAGCGGCGCCATCGCCTTCGCCTATGTGGCCAACAAGAAGAAGGATCCTTATTACATGCTGACCGCGGTCACGAGCTTCCTGACCACCCCGCTGAGAGGGAAAGCCCCCGTCGGGCTGAAGGATTTCACTCCGATCGCCAATTTCGCCTTCGACGAGTACATGCTGATGGTCAGGACCGAGTCCAAGTACAAATCGATGAAGGAGATCGTCGCTGACGCGAAGGCCAACCCGAAGAAGATTACCGTGGGCGGAACGCAGCTGGGCTCATCGGACTCCATCTGTTCCTACCTGATCGAGAAGGCGGCGGGCGTCCAGCTCAACTACATCGTCTTCAACAGCGGCGGCGAGGTCAACGCGGCGATCCTCGGCGGACACGTTGACCTTGGTGTCGCCAACCCCGGCGAGGCCCTCGAACTCTATAAAGCGGGCAAGGTCAGACTCCTCGGTGTCTTCGCCGAGAAGCGGCTCGCCGGCGCCCCCGAGGTCCCGACGATGAAGGAGCAGGGGATCGACGCCACGTATGTGCAGAACCGGGGTCTGGTCGCCCCGGCCGATATTCCGGCGGACGCCCGCAAGGTTCTGGAAACCGCGCTTTTCAACTACACAAAAACGGATATCTTCAAAAAGTATGTAGCGGAAAACATGCTCTCCGAGGCTTGGATGGACGGCGCCGAGTTCGGGTCGTTTCTTGAGAAAGAAAACGCCAGATACAAGACCGTCCTTACGGATATGGGGCTGATCAAAAAGAAATAA
- a CDS encoding tripartite tricarboxylate transporter TctB family protein has protein sequence MKKADLITGVVLLVLAGYVINEARMMPPSATFGPGSGFFPFWLGIILAGLSLILVVGASLRPKDADDGSPFPARQALIAVTKVLGGLVLFTLLMETMGFVLNTVIFVMYLMKVVQRERWWVALLIAVATTACLYIVFQVLLGISLPRNMFGF, from the coding sequence ATGAAGAAAGCGGATCTGATTACCGGTGTTGTCCTGCTGGTCCTGGCGGGATATGTCATCAACGAAGCACGGATGATGCCGCCGTCGGCAACCTTCGGGCCGGGGAGCGGCTTTTTCCCCTTCTGGCTGGGGATCATCCTGGCCGGACTCTCCCTGATTCTCGTCGTCGGGGCGTCCCTGCGGCCGAAGGATGCCGACGACGGCTCCCCGTTCCCGGCCAGGCAGGCCCTCATCGCCGTGACCAAGGTGCTGGGGGGGTTGGTTCTCTTCACGTTGCTGATGGAGACGATGGGGTTCGTTTTAAACACCGTCATCTTCGTGATGTACCTGATGAAGGTCGTCCAGCGGGAGCGCTGGTGGGTGGCGCTCCTGATCGCCGTCGCGACGACGGCCTGCCTCTACATCGTCTTCCAGGTTCTGCTGGGAATCTCACTTCCCAGAAACATGTTCGGCTTTTAG